A window of the Labrus mixtus chromosome 8, fLabMix1.1, whole genome shotgun sequence genome harbors these coding sequences:
- the ptger4c gene encoding prostaglandin E receptor 4 (subtype EP4) c, translating to MINETLAFGELDTNVSDPLPSLSLNQNNSAQAALRLDFRSLVTSATMFAVGVLGNLIAIIVLCVTKREQKETTFYTLVCGMAITDLLGTCFTSPVVIATYIARRWPGGVLLCHFFSFSMLFFGSAGMSILCAMAVERYLAINHAYFYSQHIDRTMARFALLVTYLANIVLCIMPSFGFGQHVKHFPGTWCFLDWRAVDPLGACFSFLYGGVMLLLIAVTVLCNLAVCRSLVGMNQRTGIVRTELCEQGGSRRRFPRLPSVTSAAEIQMFWLLILMTIVFLVCSIPLVVRIFVNQLYGPAVISAGGKPDDMSDLLAIRFASFNPILDPWVYILCRKNLLLKGCERLKRTVACFTGGRGDNIGWAGDQHSPPSLHSNDTSYASIRTASYRNDVEHRVTVKHQTCTDFAMRQAWEYDTARANFHPFSVESTAILACEEDITAGSKQEVATMSSPRSVTTPLSAHVRRVDIVTCTFSTPSSCQSAKCL from the exons ATGATAAACGAGACTCTTGCGTTTGGAGAACTGGACACGAACGTTTCAGACCCActgccgtctctctctctcaatcagAACAACAGCGCTCAGGCTGCGCTCAGGCTCGATTTCAGGTCTCTGGTCACCTCAGCCACTATGTTCGCCGTGGGAGTCTTGGGGAATCTCATCGCCATCATCGTGCTGTGTGTCACTAAGAGGGAACAAAAGGAAACCACTTTCTACACTCTGGTGTGCGGGATGGCAATCACGGATCTGTTGGGAACGTGCTTCACCAGCCCCGTGGTGATCGCCACATACATAGCCAGGCGGTGGCCGGGAGGAGTGCTGCTCTGccacttcttctccttctcaaTGCTCTTCTTTGGCTCGGCCGGGATGTCCATTCTGTGCGCCATGGCTGTGGAACGATATTTGGCCATAAATCACGCGTATTTCTACTCTCAGCACATAGACAGGACGATGGCGCGGTTTGCGCTCCTGGTCACCTACCTGGCCAACATCGTGCTGTGCATCATGCCCAGTTTTGGTTTCGGACAGCACGTGAAGCACTTTCCAGGGACATGGTGCTTTCTAGACTGGAGGGCAGTTGATCCGCTCGGTGCCTGCTTCTCCTTCCTGTACGGAGGCGTGATGCTGTTGCTGATCGCAGTGACAGTCTTGTGTAACTTGGCGGTTTGCAGGTCCCTGGTAGGGATGAACCAGAGGACGGGGATAGTAAGGACGGAGTTGTGTGAGCAGGGAGGATCACGGCGCCGCTTCCCAAGGCTGCCCTCAGTCACCTCAGCGGCGGAGATCCAAATGTTCTGGCTTCTGATCTTGATGACCATCGTTTTCCTGGTCTGCTCAATCCCTTTGGTG GTCCGGATCTTCGTGAACCAGCTTTACGGCCCCGCTGTCATTTCCGCTGGAGGGAAGCCGGACGACATGAGCGACCTGTTGGCGATCCGCTTTGCCTCGTTCAATCCGATCTTGGACCCCTGGGTGTATATTTTGTGCAGAAAGAATCTGCTGCTGAAGGGCTGCGAGAGGCTGAAGAGGACGGTGGCCTGTTTTACGGGCGGCCGGGGAGACAACATTGGCTGGGCAGGAGACCAACACTCCCCTCCATCTTTACACAGCAATGACACCAGTTACGCATCAATACGCACAGCCAGCTACAGGAACGACGTGGAGCACCGTGTGACCGTCAAGCACCAGACTTGTACAGACTTCGCTATGAGGCAGGCGTGGGAGTACGACACAGCCCGTGCTAACTTTCACCCATTCAGCGTGGAGTCGACCGCGATCCTGGCCTGTGAGGAGGATATAACAGCTGGGTCCAAACAGGAGGTGGCAACCATGTCGTCTCCACGCAGTGTAACGACTCCCCTCTCTGCGCACGTGAGAAGAGTGGACATTGTCACCTGCACATTCAGCACACCGAGCTCGTGCCAGTCAGCGAAATGCCTCTGA